A genomic region of Anopheles aquasalis chromosome Y, idAnoAquaMG_Q_19, whole genome shotgun sequence contains the following coding sequences:
- the LOC126579554 gene encoding uncharacterized protein LOC126579554, whose protein sequence is MGAASSNARSVVIPNTTGLIDISDDVVKRMKNSSSSSQSQQPDAPPQSAADGADARPGPGPSSYPNPSPSAASVFHGELPLTSLQVRQEKERELRENDIYWTKRMKALEANLKQTNQVLEKEYNAAVADVKKRFETSAVRQQLPPCQDLKAKVIECYRANPSETLRCANEVQQFTDCVNLHRIQLLQQRATAETQKQ, encoded by the exons ATGGGTGCCGCCTCTAGCAACGCCCGGTCGGTCGTGATACCCAACACAACCGGCCTGATCGATATCTCCGACGATGTCGTCAAGCGGATGAAGAACAGttcttcgtcgtcgcagtcgcagcAACCGG ACGCGCCGCCGCAATCCGCCgccgatggtgctgatgctagACCCGGGCCCGGCCCCAGTTCGTACCCGAACCCCTCGCCATCGGCTGCCTCAGTGTTTCACGGCGAGCTGCCCCTTACCTCGCTGCAAGTACGCCAAGAGAAGGAGCGGGAGCTGCGCGAAAACGATATCTACTGGACGAAACGCATGAAGGCACTCGAGGCAAACCTGAAGCAGACTAATCAGGTCCTCGAGAAGGAATACAACGCAGCG GTAGCCGATGTGAAGAAACGATTCGAAACGTCGGCGGTTCGCCAGCAACTGCCACCGTGCCAGGACCTCAAGGCTAAGGTGATCGAATGCTACCGTGCGAATCCCTCTGAGACGCTGCGCTGCGCAAATGAGGTCCAACAGTTTACCGATTGCGTCAACCTGCATCGCATTCAGCTACTCCAACAGCGTGCCACGGCGGAAACCCAGAAGCAGTAG